A stretch of DNA from Alicyclobacillus acidocaldarius subsp. acidocaldarius Tc-4-1:
AGCTTGTCCAGGAGTTGCGCGATCTTCACAGCGCGACTTCTCGTCAGCTCTCGGAGATGGGAACGGCCGCGATCCGTTAGAATCACGTACACGACTCGCCGATCCTCACTTGAACGCACGCGCTCGACGTAGCCCAACCGAACGAGTTCGTCACACACCTGGGTGATGGCACCGGGGCTCAGACCTGCGATGCGGGCCAAGTCAGACGACTTGGCCTGCGGCACGAGGCTCAAGTGCCGGAGCACAAACGCCTGCGTGTGCGTCAAACCGAATTTATCCTCGGTGAAGTGCGAGCGCATCCCGCGGAAGAACCGCTCCATAATCGTGTCGAGCCGCTGTGCGATATCCAGGCGATCCCCGTTCACCCACATTCACTCCACGTATGTAGTCTTGCGCAATGGTCCGCCGTTTTCGCATTCTGCTTCACTTCGCGTGGCCGTTGCGCCCGACGCGGCGGCGCAACAGAGCCGCAAACACGGCGAGCGCCGCGAGCGGAATACATCCCAGAAGGATGTAGATCCAGTTGCCAAACACACCTGCGTAGACCAACGCAACCCCGAGATAATACGGGACCATGGCCACGACGGCCGTCCACGTGTACGACCAAAGCGACGTGGCTGGGATCATGCCGGCAACATAGTTGACGAGAAACGCGGGCACCGGAAGCAAGCGGGCTAGCAACAAGCCCAAACTCCCCCATTCTCGCACCCAATGGTTGACCTGTTCAAACCGCTCGTGGTGCTGGACGCGTTGGAGCATGATGCGCGTAAAATAGCGGGCGATGAAAATAAGAATGGAACTGATGGTGGATCCAATCCACGCATAGGTCGTTCCCGCGACAACCCCAAACACGCGCAGGAAGATGATCAAAAGCCCTTCGGACGGGATGGGCGTCAGGCACCAGATGACCATGATTGCGATGGCCCAGATCACGCCCCAGAATCCCCACGACTGAATCCAGTCGGTTAGCCGGTGATTCCGGTCCAAGTACAGAACCACCACCGCCACCAGGGCGCCCGACAGGATCATCGCAATGGTGCGCCAATCTGTGAGCAGTTGCTTAACAAACCCCGCCACATCCACGACTCCCCGCTATCATTCCACTCTCTTTCACAGTATCAGACTGTCGGCAAAGGTTCAAACGCATTCAAAGGGCGACGAGCTGTCTTCGACGCCCGCCGCCGACAGCTCCGTTCACCGAGGTTTGATGGGCGAGGTGCGCTTTTGGCCAATGCGCCTTCCATCTTCCGGCGTCGGAGTCAGCGTATGCTCCTCGAGAGTATCGCGAATCGCCCACTGCTCCAGCGCTTGACGGTCCCCCTCGGCGAGCAGCTTTTCGCCGATGTTGCGCATCGGGGGTCCAGGCTTGCGGTGTGTCTCCCCTTGCATGGGCCATCCCTCCCGTGCCCTTACCGTGCCCTGCGCAACGGTTTGTATGCGCTTCGCCCGCGCTCAAATCCCTGGCTTCCTGCGCCACACCACACCTTCGTCCGTGCCAATGGCCACCTCGTTCGCCATGTCGATGAACAGCCCCGACTCCACGACTCCGGTGGTCAACTTGAGACGCCGCGCCAAATCCGCCGGATTAGCCACTTCATCGAACACCGTGTCCAGGATGTAATTGTGATTGTCCGTGACGAACACTTCCCCGTTTCGCTCGCGCAACGTCCAGCGTCCGCCGAGTTGTTCAATCCGCCGCGCGGTCGTCTCCCACGCGAAAGGCACGACTTCAATGGGGATGGCGAGCCCTGACAGCGTATCGTACAGCTTGCTGTCATCCACGACGATGATGAGCTCATCCGAGATCGACGCGACCAACTTTTCGCGCAACAGCGCGCCTCCGCCGCCCTTAATGAGTTGAAGGTCCGGTGTGACCGCGTCGGCGCCGTCGATGGTGAGATCCAGGCGAGGACAGTTGCGGAAATCGGTCAAAGGGATTCCCAGCTCTCGGGCTAGCCGCTCCGTCTCACGCGACGTGGGGATGGCCACGACGTCGAGCCCTTCCTTGACCCGTCTGCCCACCTCGACAATGGTGTAATACGCGGTCGAACCCGTTCCGAGGCCGACCTTCATCCCAGGTTGAATTCGCTTTGCGGCTTCTTCACCCGCCATCCTCTTCTTCTCCATGCTCGACTTCCTTTCACAGAATCGGAGACAAAAGCCTTGCGCAGCTCTCCATGATGCGTTCGGCTCTCGGCCGTGATCGATATTGTTCCAGCGTCAATCTATCACATTTCTCAAGATCGCGCTCGAACAGATCGGCGAGATGCCCACTCTTGTCTCGGTCGAAGATGAGCGCATTGACTTCGAAGTTGAGTTTGAAACTGCGAATATCGATGTTCGCTGTGCCGACGGAAGCCAATTCCCGATCCGTCACCACCATTTTGGCGTGTAGAAAGCCGTCTCGGTATAGGTAACACTGCACGCCCGCCTGAAGCAGATCGCCGAGATAAAATCTCGAGGCCCAAAAAACCCACAGGTGATCCGGCTTGCCCGGCAACATGACCTTCACGTCGACGCCGGAAAGACTCGCAATTTTCAGCGCCGTCAACAGGCTGTCGTCCGGGACAAAGTACGGCGTCTGGATATAGATGCTCTCTTTGGCCGCGTAAATCATTTTGATGTACGCATTCCGGATCTGCTCCCAATCCGTGTCCGGTCCGCTCGCCACCACCTGCATGCCGGTCGCGCCGGGGCGCCCGCAAACGCGAGGAAAATAGCGCTCCTCGAATTCCACGGGACGCTTAGATGAGGAATTCCAATCCAACAGGAAGATAGACTGCAACTCCAAGATGGCGCTACCTTCGATGCGCAGATGCGTGTCGCGCCAAAAGCCGAACCGCTCGTCCTTGCCCAGGTATTCATCTCCGACGTTGAAACCGCCAACGTATGCGACGGACCCATCCACCACCGCGATTTTCCGATGGTTGCGATTGTTCATGCGCAGATTCACGTACGGGATGCGGGAAGGAAAGAAAGCGGCGACTTCTCCGCCTTCACGCACCAGCGGTTCGAAAAACGACTTGGGAGTCCATGCGCAGCCGACGGCGTCGTAAAGGAGGCGAACCTGCACACCCTCGCGCGCCTTCTCGGCCAGGAGGCAAACGAGGCGCTTGCCGAGGTCGTCCGGCCGGAAGATATAGTATTCGAGGTGGATGTGATCCTTCGCCTTTCGAATGTCTTCGAACAGGGCTTCGAACTTGTCCACCCCGCGCACGAAGACATCGACGCGATTATCTTCCGTATAGACCGCGTAAGCCGTCTTGAGATTCAGCGCGATGAGATCCGCATGGCGCTGTGCGGCCGGTTCCTTGTACAACACATGGCCCGACTCAACCTGCCGGTGCTGGCGCTCCGCGGCGCGCGCCACCCAGGGCGCATTGCGCAGGCGAAACCGGGCCAACCGGTAGCGGCTGATATGTTGTCCAAACAGCACGTACAAGATGAATCCGCCAACTGGAACAAACAACAAAACCATGAGCCACGCCCACGTGACGGCGGCGTTATGCCGCTCTACGAAAATGATCACGCAGGCCGTGACGAGATCGAGTGCAAAAACGAGCAAGTAGGCGATGTGCAACCACGGCATGTTGGGTCTCCATTCCGGCATGGCGCCAGGCGCGGGCGCGTCACGGCCGCGCCCGCAGCACCGGCCAGACGAGCGGCGCAAACGCGATACAAAACGCCGCAATGGCCATCCATTTGAGATATGCTTGATCCGCGGGATACGTCATATCGGGCACCTCCAACCGCGTCTGTGCTATAGCGTATGCGCGATCGCCCGTCTCCGACGTTCCCAGAGAGGAGTGAACACCTGTGAACGGTTGGTTCTTGGCGGCTGCCATAGCGTCCGAGGTGTTGGCGACTTCGATGCTCAAATTGACACACGGATTCTCACGCCTCTGGCCTTCGCTGGCCGTGGTCCTGGGCTACGCGCTCTCCTTCTACGCGCTCTCGCAGGCGCTTCGAACCATTCCCATTGGCGTGGCGTACGCCATCTGGTCCGGCGTCGGCACCGCGGCCATCGCGGCGATTGGCGCCGTTGCCTACAGGCAACCTATCACGCCGCTGATGGGTTTAGGCATCGGGCTCATTGTGGCGGGCGTGGTGATCTTGAACCTTCATCGCCCACTCCATTGACCTCGCCGTGGCGCATCTCCTGGTGCGCCTGAGCGCAGAACACGCTCGGCTCGTGAGGATGATCCTCGTCTTCCACCTGAACGGTGACGTGCCCGATATTGAGGTGGCGCAGCCGGTGTTCAATTTCCCGGATCACGCCCTGCGTTTCGGATACCGTCGTGACACCGTCCATCTCCACATGGCACGAGAGCGCATTGCGCCCGTTCGCGATGGACCAGATGTGAAGGTCGTGCACGCCCCGCACGCCTTCCACCGTCAGGATGGCGTTCACGACGTCTCGGGCATTCACGTCGGCCGGCGCCCCCTCCATCAGAATGCGCGTGGCGCGTCCCGCGAGCCGGATGGCGCCATAGGCGATGGCCAGCGCGATGGCCACGCTCAGAATGGGATCGATGGGCTCCCAGTGCGTCCAGGCGATCACGGCGCCCGCCGCGATGACCCCAAGCGAAGCCGCCATATCGCCCAGCATGTGCAGCACGGCGCTCTGCACGTTGAGATTGTCCTCGCCGCGCATCGCGACGGCCATACCGAGATTCACGATAACGCCGACCAAAGCGCTAAGCGACATCCACAGCGGTTCAATCGGCCGAGGGTGCTGTAGCCGGTTCCAGGCTTCCACCATCACCCAAACAGTGACGCCGAGCAGGAGCAGCGCGTTCAACAGCGCGGCCAGAATGCCAGCGCGATGATAGCCAAACGTCATGCGCGCATCGGACGGCCGCTCTGCCTGTCGAAGCGCGTACCACGAAAGTCCGAGCGCGGCCATGTCCGTGAGCACGTGGCCTGCGTCCGACAGAAGGGCCAAACTGCCGGACACCACTCCACCGAGAACTTCCGCGAGAAACACCAGCGCCGTCAACCAGAACGCCAGGCGCATCTTGTCGGCCGGCGCGTGCACGTGCAGCCATTCGCCTTCGTGCACGTGCCCGCCACCATGCGCGTGATGATGACCGTGCGGATGTTCGTCATACGAATGGGACATCGTTCTTTCTCCTCGTGCGTGGTCCCGCGGCCCGATCCCGCGATCACCTTCACGATATTCGTTCCTCGCCGCCCGCGCAATACCGCAGGCCGGGATCGCCTCTCGCACGCAGTGGGGCGGCCCGAAGGCTCGAGCCGCCCGTCCCATCAACATTTGCTGTAACCGCACGCCTCACACTCGTAGCATCCGCCTTGGCGAATCAGCGTGTGCTGATGGCACTCCGGACACCAATCCTTCGCGATGGAATACGCCCTCAGTTCCGACGGCTTCGCGTCGTCGAGCTCGTCCGGCGCAGACGTCGCCGCCTGGCGCGCGGCCATCTGGCGAAGCGGGAACGTCTCGGCGTGCTCGATTAAGGCCTTTGCGATGGCGTCCGGCACCGACGTGATGCGCTGCGCGCCAAAGCCCACGGCATTTTGGCCTCCAATGCCGGAGAAGTGTTTCACCAACTCCGCCTCGCGGTTGGGGTTGTTCGACTCGCGCAGGTACAGCGTGATGGCCCGGCCGAGCGCCTCGTTGGCCGCGTACACGTCCGATCCGGCCTTGCCGACGTTGACAAACACCTCGGTGGCCATGTGCGTGTCCGGATCGTCGTTGATCGTGATAAACGCCTTGCCGAGCGGGGTCTCCTTGCGGTACGTCGCACCATAGAGCACGTCGGGGCGCCGGCGCTTCACGTACCCACCCGGAGCAGGAGCAGCCTGGACTGGTTGTGCCGCCTTTTCGGGTGTCTCCGAAGTTGCCGCGCCCTTCGCTTCCTGGCCATCGCCCGTTTCGTCGTCCTTCTTCAGCGACAGTACCTGCTCGCTGCGCGATCCGTCCCGGTAGATGGTGATGCCCTTGCAGCCGAGCTCGTAGGCGAGATCGTACAATTTCACCGTGTCTTCCACCGTGTACGAGTTCGGCGCGTTGCACGTCTTGGAGATGGAACTGTCGATCCATCGCTGCAGCGCGGCCTGCACGCGCACGTGCTCCTCTGGCGTGAGCTCCATCGCGGTGACGAAGTAGGGCGGCAGGCTCTCCTCGTTCGGATGTGCGCGCCGGTATTCCTCGACGATCGACGCGTGTTCCTCGAACAAACCGAGGCGAGAGTTGCGGAAGTACGACCACGCGTAGTATGGCTCGCACCCCGTCGAACAGCCGACCATCGTGCCCGTCGTGCCGGTCGGCGCAATGGTCATGGTCGTGACATTACGCACGCCATGTTTGCGGATGGCGTCGACCACGTGCGGGCGCTCCGCCGCCATGTGGCGCATGAAGCCGGATTGCAGGAACTTGTCCGCGTCGAACTTCGGAAACGGCCCGTACTCCTTCGCCAGCTCGACGGACTCGAGATACGCCCACTCCGCCATGAGCCCCATCAGCACGTCAATCAGCTTGACACTTTCCTCCGAGCCGTAGCGAATGCCGCAGTAGAGCATCAGATCGTGCAGTCCCATGATGCCAAGCCCCACGCGGCGTTCGGACATCTGGTTCTGCCGGTTTTCTTCGAACGGATAGTAGGTCGCATCGATCACGGCGTCCTGAAACCGAATCCCCCAGCGCGTCGTGCGCTCGAGCTCCTCCCAGCGGATGTGATGCAGGAGAAACTCGGCCTCGTCCGCCGGGAACTTCTCGAGAAGGCGGGATCGCACATAAGCCTCGCGCTCGGGATCGGAGAATTCGGTCCGAACGCCGCTGTCGCGAAAACCATTGGCAAATCGAGCTAGAACAACCGCTCCGAGGTTGCAGATCCCATAGGGCGGAAGCGGCTGCTCCCCACACGGATTGGTGGCGACGAGCGGGTTGAAATACCACGAGTTGCTCATCGCGTTGGCTCGACCCAAAAAGACGACGCCCGGCTCGGCGGATTTCCATGCCGACTCACAGAT
This window harbors:
- the cls gene encoding cardiolipin synthase, whose amino-acid sequence is MPWLHIAYLLVFALDLVTACVIIFVERHNAAVTWAWLMVLLFVPVGGFILYVLFGQHISRYRLARFRLRNAPWVARAAERQHRQVESGHVLYKEPAAQRHADLIALNLKTAYAVYTEDNRVDVFVRGVDKFEALFEDIRKAKDHIHLEYYIFRPDDLGKRLVCLLAEKAREGVQVRLLYDAVGCAWTPKSFFEPLVREGGEVAAFFPSRIPYVNLRMNNRNHRKIAVVDGSVAYVGGFNVGDEYLGKDERFGFWRDTHLRIEGSAILELQSIFLLDWNSSSKRPVEFEERYFPRVCGRPGATGMQVVASGPDTDWEQIRNAYIKMIYAAKESIYIQTPYFVPDDSLLTALKIASLSGVDVKVMLPGKPDHLWVFWASRFYLGDLLQAGVQCYLYRDGFLHAKMVVTDRELASVGTANIDIRSFKLNFEVNALIFDRDKSGHLADLFERDLEKCDRLTLEQYRSRPRAERIMESCARLLSPIL
- a CDS encoding MarR family winged helix-turn-helix transcriptional regulator, yielding MWVNGDRLDIAQRLDTIMERFFRGMRSHFTEDKFGLTHTQAFVLRHLSLVPQAKSSDLARIAGLSPGAITQVCDELVRLGYVERVRSSEDRRVVYVILTDRGRSHLRELTRSRAVKIAQLLDKLGEQDARKFLELLERLVAIMDEHPCTASPRGRQEGEP
- a CDS encoding TVP38/TMEM64 family protein, which translates into the protein MAGFVKQLLTDWRTIAMILSGALVAVVVLYLDRNHRLTDWIQSWGFWGVIWAIAIMVIWCLTPIPSEGLLIIFLRVFGVVAGTTYAWIGSTISSILIFIARYFTRIMLQRVQHHERFEQVNHWVREWGSLGLLLARLLPVPAFLVNYVAGMIPATSLWSYTWTAVVAMVPYYLGVALVYAGVFGNWIYILLGCIPLAALAVFAALLRRRVGRNGHAK
- a CDS encoding cation diffusion facilitator family transporter; translation: MSHSYDEHPHGHHHAHGGGHVHEGEWLHVHAPADKMRLAFWLTALVFLAEVLGGVVSGSLALLSDAGHVLTDMAALGLSWYALRQAERPSDARMTFGYHRAGILAALLNALLLLGVTVWVMVEAWNRLQHPRPIEPLWMSLSALVGVIVNLGMAVAMRGEDNLNVQSAVLHMLGDMAASLGVIAAGAVIAWTHWEPIDPILSVAIALAIAYGAIRLAGRATRILMEGAPADVNARDVVNAILTVEGVRGVHDLHIWSIANGRNALSCHVEMDGVTTVSETQGVIREIEHRLRHLNIGHVTVQVEDEDHPHEPSVFCAQAHQEMRHGEVNGVGDEGSRSPRPPQ
- a CDS encoding DMT family transporter, coding for MNGWFLAAAIASEVLATSMLKLTHGFSRLWPSLAVVLGYALSFYALSQALRTIPIGVAYAIWSGVGTAAIAAIGAVAYRQPITPLMGLGIGLIVAGVVILNLHRPLH
- the rpiA gene encoding ribose-5-phosphate isomerase RpiA: MEKKRMAGEEAAKRIQPGMKVGLGTGSTAYYTIVEVGRRVKEGLDVVAIPTSRETERLARELGIPLTDFRNCPRLDLTIDGADAVTPDLQLIKGGGGALLREKLVASISDELIIVVDDSKLYDTLSGLAIPIEVVPFAWETTARRIEQLGGRWTLRERNGEVFVTDNHNYILDTVFDEVANPADLARRLKLTTGVVESGLFIDMANEVAIGTDEGVVWRRKPGI
- a CDS encoding adenosylcobalamin-dependent ribonucleoside-diphosphate reductase, with product MAIEQRERPMLDLNDDDYLGPTGEKIVADRYLLKDIRKEALAPGALVVAVLDKKRAYHELARVKAVDRDADQVTVELRDGSLVDLPASQVDVLLETSPRQMWRRVARGAAAVTRQPEVWEEAFYELQKGWRYVPGGRINASLGTGMQVTSYNCFVIPNVGPDLRDYAESFGQTLEIQARSGGVGMNLSRIPPQGTLIPVSRASRKTELMLVLDAWHPDLADFLETEYPHSTKLVRADAAFWRAVEEDDEWVFRFPDTSVEGYDDKWTGDLDAWLRQGLPVEEHGRIRARELMEKILASDAHLVPQAVGFCLSPGDSRSTIARTLGDMWEAMRDGKRVSLVLSSLRPRYSYVRGVNGRSSGAYSWGLLYDKGNQVFGEGFGPVGVGEIMSVGCQLTLQGGSRRGALMLILNDRHADLPKFIRAKQVDGVITGANISVGVSEEFMEAKRRGESWQLGFVPASYREAFDGDFGRWIEEGKPFEVTETVSAAKLWRDICESAWKSAEPGVVFLGRANAMSNSWYFNPLVATNPCGEQPLPPYGICNLGAVVLARFANGFRDSGVRTEFSDPEREAYVRSRLLEKFPADEAEFLLHHIRWEELERTTRWGIRFQDAVIDATYYPFEENRQNQMSERRVGLGIMGLHDLMLYCGIRYGSEESVKLIDVLMGLMAEWAYLESVELAKEYGPFPKFDADKFLQSGFMRHMAAERPHVVDAIRKHGVRNVTTMTIAPTGTTGTMVGCSTGCEPYYAWSYFRNSRLGLFEEHASIVEEYRRAHPNEESLPPYFVTAMELTPEEHVRVQAALQRWIDSSISKTCNAPNSYTVEDTVKLYDLAYELGCKGITIYRDGSRSEQVLSLKKDDETGDGQEAKGAATSETPEKAAQPVQAAPAPGGYVKRRRPDVLYGATYRKETPLGKAFITINDDPDTHMATEVFVNVGKAGSDVYAANEALGRAITLYLRESNNPNREAELVKHFSGIGGQNAVGFGAQRITSVPDAIAKALIEHAETFPLRQMAARQAATSAPDELDDAKPSELRAYSIAKDWCPECHQHTLIRQGGCYECEACGYSKC